A single genomic interval of Suncus etruscus isolate mSunEtr1 chromosome 12, mSunEtr1.pri.cur, whole genome shotgun sequence harbors:
- the LOC126024665 gene encoding LOW QUALITY PROTEIN: cell division control protein 42 homolog (The sequence of the model RefSeq protein was modified relative to this genomic sequence to represent the inferred CDS: inserted 2 bases in 1 codon), which yields MQTIKCVVGDGAVGKTCLLISYTTNKFPSEYVPMVFDNYAVTVMIGGEPYTLGLFDTAGQEDYDRLRPLSYPQTDVFLVCFSVDSPSSFENVKEKWLPEITHHCPKTPFLLVGTQIDLKDDPSTIEKLAKNKQKPITXETAEKLAHDLKAVKYVECSALTQKGLKNVFDEAILAALEPQNRRRAAGVCCYEHLFRVLSAKLVLASC from the exons ATGCAGACAATTAAGTGTGTTGTGGGCGATGGTGCTGTTGGTAAAACATGTCTCCTGATCTCCTACACAACAAACAAATTTCCATCTGAGTATGTACCAATGGTTTTTGACAACTATGCAGTCACTGTTATGATTGGTGGAGAGCCATATACTCTTGGACTTTTTGATACCGCAGGACAAGAGGATTATGATAGATTACGACCACTGAGTTACCCACAAACAGATGTATTTCTAGTCTGTTTTTCAGTGGACTCTCCGTCCTCATttgaaaatgtgaaagaaaagtgGTTGCCAGAGATAACTCACCACTGTCCAAAGACTCCTTTCTTGCTTGTTGGAACCCAAATTGATCTTAAAGATGATCCCTCTACTATTGAGAAACTTGCCAAGAACAAACAGAAGCCTATTAC CGAGACTGCTGAAAAGCTGGCCCATGACCTGAAAGCTGTCAAGTATGTGGAGTGTTCTGCACTCACACAGAAAGGCCTAAAGAATGTATTTGACGAAGCAATATTGGCTGCCCTGGAGCCCCAGAACCGAAGAAGAGCCGCAGGTGTGTGCTGCTATGAACATCTCTTCAGAGTCCTTTCTGCAAAGCTGGTGTTGGCATCATgctaa